The Streptomyces laurentii region CGGCCGTGTTCCTGCCACGGGTCCACCGGGACCGCCGGGTCGGGACAGGGCATGTCGTCCGGGCCCGCCGGGCGGTCGTCGTGGACCTCGATCTGGCAGCCGCCGGGCGCCGGGAGCAGTTCGACGACCAGCTCGATCGGGCTGTCGCCGGGGGTGTGCTGGACGGCGTTGGCGACCAGTTCGGCGGTGAGGAGTTCGGCGGTGTCGCAGTCCGCGGCGGCCTGCTCCGGGCCCTCGATCTCGGTGAGGGCGGTACGGACGAGGGCGCGGGCGATCGGTACGGCGGCCGTGGTGTGCGGCAGCTCGGTGCGCCAGGCCGGAGGGCCGGAGACTTCGAACACGGCGGCGGCTCCCGTTCGGGGGTCGGGTGCGGATGCGAGGGCAGGCGACATCCTGGGTTGCCACCTTACGGACTCATAAATCCGGACAGTGGGGCGGGCCGCTGTGTCCGGCTCGTCGGATCCGGGGCGTGGA contains the following coding sequences:
- a CDS encoding hypothetical protein (Histidine kinase-, DNA gyrase B-, and HSP90-like ATPase; pfam02518;~Histidine kinase-like ATPase domain; pfam13581;~containing ATPase domain [Streptomyces venezuelae ATCC10712];~identified by MetaGeneAnnotator; putative), giving the protein MFEVSGPPAWRTELPHTTAAVPIARALVRTALTEIEGPEQAAADCDTAELLTAELVANAVQHTPGDSPIELVVELLPAPGGCQIEVHDDRPAGPDDMPCPDPAVPVDPWQEHGRGMLLIRALSSDCGHRPTAHGKAVWFTLPAVPLPAGPRR